One window of the Chitinophaga niabensis genome contains the following:
- a CDS encoding ArsR/SmtB family transcription factor produces the protein MDAALIEKAANALADKHRMAILMKIARNESVCCGEIQDLTCLSQPTVSHHIKILVDSGVLISTKEGRNVQLAINKEMMKHLSSFFLQLS, from the coding sequence ATGGACGCAGCGTTGATAGAGAAGGCGGCAAATGCATTGGCAGATAAACACCGGATGGCTATACTGATGAAGATAGCGAGGAATGAGTCTGTTTGTTGTGGAGAGATCCAGGACCTTACATGCCTATCCCAACCAACTGTTTCCCATCACATCAAGATCCTTGTAGATAGTGGCGTATTGATCAGCACAAAAGAAGGCCGGAATGTACAACTGGCCATTAATAAAGAAATGATGAAACACCTTTCCTCTTTCTTCCTGCAATTGAGTTGA